One segment of Thermodesulfovibrio sp. 3907-1M DNA contains the following:
- a CDS encoding PPC domain-containing DNA-binding protein produces the protein MIKKFSVKRVLQGRLFLGEEIVSGIVKLLKENAITSGLISGIGAVKKASIGYYDQSEKKYVSQEFNEPMEIVSLKGNISIKDGEPFPHIHIVLSKEDFSCIGGHLYEAEVFAFEFEIIEMEGNSFIRGFDEETGLFLWKN, from the coding sequence ATGATCAAAAAATTCAGTGTTAAAAGAGTTTTACAGGGCAGACTTTTTCTTGGTGAGGAGATTGTATCAGGTATTGTAAAGTTATTAAAAGAAAATGCGATAACCTCTGGGCTAATAAGTGGAATAGGAGCTGTTAAAAAAGCCAGCATAGGCTATTATGACCAGAGTGAAAAGAAGTATGTTTCTCAGGAGTTTAACGAACCAATGGAAATAGTCTCATTAAAAGGAAATATTTCAATAAAAGATGGTGAACCATTTCCTCACATTCACATTGTTCTTTCAAAAGAGGACTTTTCATGTATTGGTGGACATCTTTATGAAGCGGAAGTTTTTGCTTTTGAATTTGAGATCATAGAAATGGAGGGGAATTCTTTTATCAGAGGTTTTGATGAAGAAACAGGGCTTTTTTTATGGAAAAATTAA
- a CDS encoding histone deacetylase: MDKKVAFIYDEIFLKHETPSGHPESKDRLVAIVNHLKNEGIWNRLIHIKPRKATEEELSLVHESHYIERIKNSPPGYLDPDTYLSEYTYEVACYAVGAVLDAVDGVLNKDFDGVFCAVRPPGHHAEIDASMGFCIFNNVAVGAAYAKTKGIKKIFIIDIDVHHGNGTQHIFEDDCSVFYFSSHQFPFYPGTGREIERGRGAGEGCTYNVPLRSGSGTKEYMTVFQDILPQKIRETKPELILVSAGYDMHKDDPMSYINVSTEGVRSIIKSILRSSYCPKIFVLEGGYNLNALSECVKVTLEEMLS; encoded by the coding sequence ATGGATAAAAAGGTTGCATTTATTTATGATGAAATTTTCTTAAAACATGAGACTCCTTCAGGTCATCCTGAATCAAAGGATAGACTCGTTGCAATTGTTAATCATCTTAAAAACGAAGGAATATGGAATAGATTAATTCACATTAAACCAAGAAAAGCAACTGAAGAAGAACTTTCTCTGGTTCACGAATCTCACTATATTGAGCGAATAAAAAATTCTCCACCAGGTTATCTTGATCCTGATACTTATCTCAGTGAATACACCTATGAAGTTGCCTGTTATGCAGTGGGTGCTGTGCTGGATGCTGTTGACGGAGTTTTAAATAAAGATTTTGACGGAGTATTCTGTGCAGTAAGACCACCCGGACATCATGCTGAGATTGACGCTTCTATGGGATTCTGTATTTTCAATAATGTTGCTGTTGGTGCAGCCTATGCAAAAACAAAGGGAATTAAGAAGATTTTTATAATTGACATTGATGTTCATCATGGAAATGGAACTCAGCATATATTTGAGGATGACTGTTCTGTGTTTTATTTTAGTTCCCATCAGTTTCCTTTTTATCCTGGAACTGGTAGAGAGATTGAAAGAGGAAGAGGTGCAGGAGAAGGATGCACTTATAATGTACCTTTAAGGTCTGGTTCAGGCACAAAAGAGTATATGACTGTTTTTCAGGATATACTTCCGCAAAAAATAAGAGAGACAAAACCTGAACTTATTCTTGTTTCAGCAGGTTATGATATGCATAAGGATGACCCAATGAGCTATATAAATGTTTCCACTGAGGGCGTAAGAAGTATAATCAAAAGCATTCTCAGGTCATCTTATTGTCCAAAGATATTTGTTCTTGAAGGTGGTTATAATCTCAATGCTCTTTCAGAATGCGTTAAGGTAACCCTTGAAGAAATGCTGAGTTAA
- a CDS encoding acyl--CoA ligase encodes MQEAMKKYYEEIKNFKLNVPEKFSFPLDVFDRWGDKKALVWTDGNEVKTFSFNDLTQLSSKLAGGFKKLGINKGDKVLILLPNKPEWWVIVLAAMRINAVAIPGTTLLTAKDIEYRLSAAQIKAVISDSENAPKIEEAVNKYGKDVILINTDNQPGWHKYGELLSSDAFIGERTFSSDPAFIFFTSGTTGLPKMVLHTQVSYPLAHIITGKFWLDLKPGDIHWNISDTGWAKAAWSSFFGPWNMGATVFSYYRKGKFSPSLIVETLKKYEINTLCGPPTAYRMIVKEIPLNELKFKTVRHFVAAGEPLNPEIINLWKEATGEYIYNGYGQTETVNTLAMLRFIPMKPGATGLSTPGFEMDIVDDDGKPLPPDTEGNIAIKISPQRPVGLFQEYIGDKLEMAAAFRGEWYYTRDRGYKDRDGYFWFVGREDDVIISAGYRIGPFEVESALIKHPAVKEAAVVASPDEVRGEVVKAFIVLTQDYEPSESLVKEIQEFVKKETAPYKYPRKIEFVDELPKTISGKIKRKELKLKEFGKLK; translated from the coding sequence ATGCAAGAAGCTATGAAAAAGTACTACGAAGAAATCAAAAACTTTAAACTCAATGTTCCAGAGAAATTTTCATTTCCTCTTGATGTCTTTGACAGATGGGGCGATAAAAAAGCTCTGGTATGGACAGACGGCAACGAGGTGAAAACTTTCAGCTTTAATGACTTAACCCAGCTTTCCAGTAAACTCGCAGGAGGCTTTAAAAAGCTTGGAATAAATAAAGGAGATAAAGTTTTAATACTTCTTCCCAATAAACCTGAATGGTGGGTAATTGTTCTTGCAGCTATGAGAATTAATGCTGTTGCAATTCCTGGAACAACGCTACTTACTGCAAAAGATATTGAATACAGACTCAGTGCGGCTCAGATTAAAGCTGTTATATCAGATAGTGAGAATGCACCAAAGATTGAAGAAGCTGTTAATAAATATGGGAAAGATGTAATTTTAATAAATACAGATAATCAACCAGGATGGCATAAATATGGAGAACTTTTAAGTAGTGATGCCTTTATTGGCGAAAGAACATTCTCCAGTGACCCGGCATTTATATTTTTCACCTCTGGCACAACGGGATTACCTAAAATGGTTCTTCATACTCAGGTAAGTTATCCTCTTGCCCATATAATAACAGGAAAGTTCTGGCTTGATTTAAAGCCCGGTGATATTCACTGGAACATCTCTGACACAGGCTGGGCAAAAGCAGCATGGTCAAGCTTTTTTGGACCGTGGAACATGGGAGCCACAGTTTTTAGCTATTACAGAAAGGGTAAGTTTTCACCATCACTGATTGTGGAAACATTAAAAAAATATGAGATAAACACTCTGTGCGGACCTCCTACTGCTTATAGAATGATTGTTAAGGAAATTCCTTTGAATGAATTGAAATTTAAGACAGTAAGGCACTTTGTTGCGGCTGGTGAGCCTTTAAATCCTGAAATAATTAATTTATGGAAAGAAGCAACAGGAGAGTATATTTACAACGGATACGGACAAACAGAAACAGTAAATACTCTTGCCATGCTAAGATTTATTCCCATGAAACCAGGAGCAACAGGACTTTCCACACCAGGTTTTGAAATGGATATAGTTGATGACGACGGTAAGCCTCTTCCTCCTGATACTGAGGGAAATATTGCAATTAAGATAAGTCCTCAAAGACCTGTTGGACTCTTTCAGGAATATATCGGTGACAAATTAGAAATGGCTGCTGCATTTAGAGGTGAATGGTACTATACAAGAGACCGTGGATATAAAGACAGAGATGGATATTTCTGGTTTGTGGGCAGAGAAGATGATGTTATTATAAGTGCAGGATACCGTATTGGTCCTTTTGAAGTTGAAAGCGCTCTTATTAAACATCCTGCTGTAAAAGAGGCTGCTGTTGTGGCAAGTCCTGATGAAGTTAGAGGAGAGGTAGTTAAAGCATTTATTGTTCTTACGCAGGATTATGAACCTTCTGAGAGCCTTGTTAAAGAAATCCAAGAGTTTGTAAAAAAGGAGACCGCACCATACAAATATCCGAGAAAAATAGAGTTTGTTGATGAACTCCCAAAAACAATAAGTGGTAAAATAAAAAGAAAGGAGCTCAAACTGAAAGAGTTTGGTAAGTTAAAATAA
- a CDS encoding methyl-accepting chemotaxis protein produces MLGDLSIGKKLGIGFGIVITSLILIAVLGLVGFVQIQSLKDENVLTTIKTICLLITGIALFTTLIGFFLAISISQSIRKSAIELKSVLATLNKGDFTVDINVYCRDELGNACQILQEIILKRRKFFAESKRISDSLALSSEELSAKTEEISRNLKSQTERASQIASAAEEMSQTVVDIAKNASQIAEVSVTTASVAKDGRDMTLNTAKEIKVIEGAIQKLSEVINVLGDRSRQIGEIVTVIKDIADQTNLLALNAAIEAARAGEQGRGFAVVADEVRKLAERTAKATDEIAEMIRGIQTEVDVAEGSMEDATKKVASGVELSQKAANILGQILSKAEELQSMIQQIASATEEMSSVTDHITQDIGSIAEGIKEIATTVEQTSQTASDIRKLGKDLNIAIGIHKAIKEE; encoded by the coding sequence CAATTGGTAAAAAACTCGGTATTGGATTCGGAATTGTCATTACTTCTCTTATTTTAATTGCGGTTTTAGGTTTGGTTGGTTTCGTTCAAATTCAATCATTGAAAGATGAGAATGTTTTAACTACAATAAAAACAATTTGCCTTTTAATTACAGGAATTGCATTATTTACGACATTAATTGGATTTTTCCTTGCTATTTCCATTTCTCAATCCATTAGAAAATCAGCGATAGAGCTTAAATCAGTTCTTGCTACTCTTAATAAAGGCGATTTTACAGTAGATATTAATGTCTACTGTAGAGACGAACTCGGTAATGCCTGTCAGATTTTACAAGAGATTATTCTAAAACGCAGGAAATTTTTTGCAGAATCAAAAAGGATATCCGATTCTCTTGCATTATCATCTGAAGAGCTTTCAGCAAAAACAGAAGAGATATCCAGAAATCTCAAATCCCAGACAGAGCGTGCAAGTCAGATTGCATCTGCTGCTGAGGAGATGAGCCAGACAGTGGTTGACATAGCAAAGAATGCATCACAGATAGCAGAAGTTTCTGTTACAACAGCCAGTGTGGCAAAAGATGGAAGAGACATGACACTTAATACTGCAAAGGAGATAAAAGTAATAGAAGGTGCCATACAGAAGCTTTCAGAGGTAATCAATGTTTTAGGAGACCGTTCCCGTCAGATTGGAGAGATTGTTACAGTGATAAAAGACATAGCAGACCAGACGAATCTGCTTGCATTGAATGCAGCAATAGAGGCAGCAAGGGCAGGTGAACAGGGTCGGGGTTTTGCGGTTGTAGCAGATGAAGTTCGCAAACTTGCAGAAAGGACAGCAAAGGCGACAGATGAGATAGCGGAGATGATAAGGGGGATACAGACAGAGGTAGATGTGGCAGAGGGTTCGATGGAAGATGCTACAAAGAAGGTGGCAAGTGGAGTTGAGCTGAGTCAGAAAGCTGCAAATATACTCGGACAGATACTTAGTAAGGCAGAGGAACTGCAGAGCATGATACAGCAGATAGCCTCAGCAACAGAGGAGATGAGCTCAGTTACAGACCATATTACTCAGGACATTGGAAGTATTGCAGAGGGAATAAAAGAGATTGCCACTACAGTGGAACAGACGTCTCAAACAGCATCTGACATAAGAAAACTCGGTAAAGATTTAAATATTGCAATAGGAATTCACAAAGCTATAAAGGAGGAATAG